Within Pecten maximus chromosome 15, xPecMax1.1, whole genome shotgun sequence, the genomic segment TACACAGTTTCTGTATgcatttttaaatcattatcatGAGAAAAACTTTGATCAAATGACAGAAAATGAACATGCATGTTTTCAGACATACCTGTGTGATATCGCCACTGCACAATGCATTGTGAACATGTGACACCCTTTGGAAGTTGAAGTCTGGTGACAATGTCATCTTTGGTTTTCCCAATGTAGTGCTTTGTCTCTCCTGTGTCTGGGTTTACAAGCAAATGTTTCAGACATTCCCTCGTAATCGTTTTTGTGATGTCATTATTTTCACAGAGGCGGTATTCGAAATAGCCCAGATGATTGGTTGTTATTTTAGCGGTGATCTCGATGACGGAATCCTGGGTATAGTATTCCGAGATGACCCCTTTGGCGTATTTCCCGCCAGCCTCGTTGTCCCTCGGCGCTGGCTGGTCGTACGCATCCCCGCACAAACCACATTTCCCGCCCAGACTTTTTTGTTTCTGAAAGAGTGAAGATATATAAACTCTTAAACCtcaaaaaattaacatttcaattATATTGAAAAGCTAGATTTGCAAGTTGAGTTAAGTTATTTCGAGTACGGTGTCTTAGAAATcctcaacattttattttaacattcaataaaaatgaataGAAACCCGAAAAAAACCCTTAAAACCTACATGTAAATACAAACATgcgtacattatatattactatataacTAATAGTCTACATAATATTGAAATTCACCTTCATAAAACTACCACATGATTTActcaaatgtatataaatatattgattacGGCATTCCATTTCCTCTTCGGATTtggatacaaaatgtataatcaAATCTAACAAAAaagtatttgtattattttgtccCGGAAAATTAAATAGCTTCTTGTGCCAAAATGGGCAAATACTATAAGCCTTTTAAACATTAGAATGGAGTGTATTCTTTCAAAAAGGGAGATTCCCATAACTTCAAGTAAGCCATTTTTGTCGCTGAAATGGAATCATATCATTTCCGTAGTATTTAGCGCCATTTAATTAAGTTTACCAATTAACAGATAAAAGAATGATAATTAACAAGTCatgaaaaaataacaagagAAAAAATCGTTGCTTACCCCTAACCCACCACAGAAGAGCTGATTGTCATCGTAATTTTTTGGTGTGTTGAACCCAAACCTCCACATGGTGCTTCTGCTAGGAGGCTTCTTAAGGTATCCATGTCCGTGCACGGGGTCGATCGCGAGGTATACGGTCACCAAAAGGTACAGCACAGCAGGTATACGAAGTGGCAACATCATCAACTGTGTTTGTTGTTACCGCTACCAGGTTCAGAACAGACTGGGGAACCCACTCTACAAGGAGGTTT encodes:
- the LOC117343245 gene encoding uncharacterized protein LOC117343245; this translates as MMLPLRIPAVLYLLVTVYLAIDPVHGHGYLKKPPSRSTMWRFGFNTPKNYDDNQLFCGGLGKQKSLGGKCGLCGDAYDQPAPRDNEAGGKYAKGVISEYYTQDSVIEITAKITTNHLGYFEYRLCENNDITKTITRECLKHLLVNPDTGETKHYIGKTKDDIVTRLQLPKGVTCSQCIVQWRYHTENRWGKDEITGKECLGCGPQEEFYGCADIAITNDGPVATTQATQPPATMTTILKSSPAAATTTESTKTTDNKPPPTTPSSKLSCVAIAAPADDNYCNTNCNRAPYHCPAEFCLCNGPVPTGKGRFIKLLLTGIIMD